TTTTCCGCAGCTCATGTTTTCTCTCTCAGCCTTTCCGCCAATTCTTTTCCGATCTGCCCCGCGCGTTCCGCAGGGCCGGACAGGGCCCCCCGGCGGCAGATCTCCCCCGCCCGGCCGAAATAGACGCCGGTCAGAACGAGCGTTCCGCCCTCCACCTTCGCATAGGCGGCGGTCGGCGCGGTGCATCCGCCGCCGAGCGCGCGGACAAACGCGCGCTCGGCCTGAGCGGCGCGGCGCGCGTCTTTATCCTCGACGCAGGAAAGGAACGGGAAATCCGCCCCGGCCCGGCCCTGAACGGCAAGGATTCCCTGCCCGGCGGCGGGGATCATTTCCTCCGCCGAAAAGGCACGGCTGATCCTGCCCGAAAGGCCAAGGCGCGAAACGCCGGCATACGCCAGCACGAGCGCCGCAAAGCCGCCGGAATCCAGCTTTTTCAGCCGGGTCAGCACGTTCCCCCGGACCGGCTTCACATCCATTCCGGGGAAAAGGCGGTTCAGCTGAAGCCGCCGGCGCGCGCTGGAACAGCCGAACGGCAGCCCGCGGTTCAAGTCCGCCCCGCCCCGCGGCAGGATCAGAACATCCCTTGCGTCCGCGCGCGCCGAACAGGCCAGGATCGGAAGGTCCCCCGGCAGCTCCATCGGGACATCCTTCAGGCTGTGGACCGCAAGGTCGATCCGGCCGTCCCGGAGCGCCTGATCCAGTTCCTTGACGAAAAGGCCCTTTCCGCCCGCCTGTTCCAGGGTGCGGTCGAGAATCCGGTCGCCCGTCGTGCTCATGGGGACGAGCTCGAGCTCCAGTTCGGGATACGCGGACCGGATCCGGTCCATGACGATTCGGGCCTGCACAACGGCCAGAGCACTTTTTCTGCTTCCGATGCGGATGCTACGGCTCATTTTGCTCCTCCTTTTTTGGGATCAGACGCGGGGCCTCTCTTCGGATATTTTCCGCC
This window of the Ruminococcaceae bacterium BL-6 genome carries:
- the hemC gene encoding Porphobilinogen deaminase produces the protein MSRSIRIGSRKSALAVVQARIVMDRIRSAYPELELELVPMSTTGDRILDRTLEQAGGKGLFVKELDQALRDGRIDLAVHSLKDVPMELPGDLPILACSARADARDVLILPRGGADLNRGLPFGCSSARRRLQLNRLFPGMDVKPVRGNVLTRLKKLDSGGFAALVLAYAGVSRLGLSGRISRAFSAEEMIPAAGQGILAVQGRAGADFPFLSCVEDKDARRAAQAERAFVRALGGGCTAPTAAYAKVEGGTLVLTGVYFGRAGEICRRGALSGPAERAGQIGKELAERLREKT